The sequence below is a genomic window from Thalassobaculum sp. OXR-137.
TGCACCGGTTGCGGCACCCGGCTGCCGGGGGTGTTCGACGGTCCGCCGGGTGTGTGGGGCCGCAAGCGGCTGCCGGTTTCCATCGGCTGACCGCCCCACCTGTCGCCCATCCGACACGACCGGTCGCGGGGATGGCAGCGCGACCTTGCCGATCCATGTCTTTTGCGTAGTCAGGAGCCGAGGGAATCGGCCTGCACAGCGAACGTGTTGGAGGCAGACGGCCATGGCCGAAGATGATGGCGAGGATATCGTTCTCTCCGAGCTCGACGACGACGACCTCGTCCAGCAGATGCATGACGATCTCTATGACGGGATGAAGGAGGAGATCGAGGAGGGTGTGAACATCCTGCTCGAACGCGGCTGGACCCCGTACGACGTCCTGACCAAGGCCCTGGTGGAGGGTATGCGGATCGTCGGCATCGACTTCCGCGACGGCATCCTGTTCGTGCCGGAAGTGCTGATGGCCGCCAACGCCATGAAGGCGGGCATGTTCATCCTGCGTCCGCTGCTGATCGAGACCGGCGCCCCGCGCGTCGGCAAGATGGTGATCGGCACGGTCAAGGGCGACATCCACGACATCGGCAAGAACCTGGTCTCCATGATGATGGAGGGCGCCGGCTTCGAGGTGATCGATATCGGGATCAACAACCCGGTGGAGAACTACCTCGCCGCCATCGAGGAGCACCAGCCGGACATCCTCGGCATGTCGGCCCTGCTGACCACGACCATGCCCTACATGAAGGTCGTCATCGACACCCTGAAGGAGAAGGGAATGCGCGACGACTACATCGTGTTGGTCGGCGGCGCGCCGCTGAACGAGGCCTTCGCCGAAAATGTCGGCGCCGACGCCTATTGCCGCGACGCGGCGGTGGCGGTGGAGACCGCCAAGCAGCTCATCGCCGAACGCCGGCGCTCGAACTCGGAGGCCGCCGGCCAGTAACGGCGGCCCGGACCCATGGGAGCGGAAACGCCATGGCGGATTGGTCCATCGACGGCTTGACCCGGGCTCGTCCGCAAGCGCTGTTCATCGCCTGCGGGGCGCTGGCCCGCGAGCTGGTCGACCTGAAGCGGATGACCGGCTGGGCGGAGCTGACCGTCACCTGCCTGCCGGCCCATTGGCACAACACGCCGCAGAAGATCGCCCCGGCGGTGCTGCGCAAGATCCGCGCGGCCGGCAACCGGTACGACCGGGTCTATGTGCTGTATGGCGATTGCGGCACCGGCGGCGAACTCGACCGGATGCTGGAGGCCGAGGGGCTCGAGCGGATCCCCGGCCCGCACTGCTACCAGATGTTCGCCGGCACCGACGCCTTCACCGAGATGGCCGAGCGCGACCCGGGACAGTTCTACCTGACCGACTATCTGGTCCGGCATTTCGACCGGCTGATCATCAAGGGGCTGGGTCTGGATCGCTATCCCCAGCTGCTGCCCGATTATTTCGGGCACTACACGACCCTGGTCTACCTCGCCCAGACCGCCGACTCCCGGCTGCGCGACAAGGCGGCAAAGGCGGCCGAGCGGCTGGGCCTCGCCTTCGAGTACCGGCACGTGGGCTATGGCGAGATCGGCAATTTCGTTGCCGCGGCCGCCGCTCCCGCCCAGGCCGCGGAGTAGGGCCGCCATGGCGCATCTGATCATCGTCTCCTGGCGCGACATCCCGGCCCAGGTCATTGTCGAGAAAGGGCGCGGCCGCCGGCGCGAGAGTGCCAAGGTCGAACTGCCTCAGCGCTTCATCGCCGCCATCGACGCCGCCGCCATGAAGGACGGGGCCGAGAGTGCGGACGCGTATCTGGACGACTGGGTGCGCTCCGAGCCCGTGGAGGTGTCCGACGACGGCATGGAGGCCACTGCCAATGCCAAGGCGGCGGAGATTGAGGCCGCCTATCCGGCGGAGCGGCTGCGCGGCCTGATCGCCAATGGGGGCAAAGAGGCCGGCTGACCGATTGCGGCGGCGGGACGGGCGCGGCAGACTGTGCGCCCCTTCCTCAGTGCGGATCCTCCGATGTCCTCCATCCCCGCCCCGTCACAGGACACGCTCGACAAGCTGCGTGCCGTGGGCACGGCCACCGTCTCCATGCAGCTTCTCAAGCGCGGCCTGCGCCATGTCTCGATCAACGGCGTGAAGCCGCTGCGCCCGGATCAGGGCTGCGTGGTCGGCCCGGCCTATACCCTGCGCTTCCTGCCCCTGCGCGAGGATCTGTCCGACCCGGCGGTGCTCGGCGCGCCCGGCTACGGCCCGCGGGTCGCGATCGAGGCCTGCCCGGAGGGTGCGATCCTGGTGGTGGAGGCGCGCGGCATCGCTACCACCGGCACCATCGGGGACATTCTCACCGCCCGTCTCGCCAAGCGCGGGGTTGCCGGCATGGTGGTCGACGGCGCGGTACGCGACGGTGCCGGGGTGTCGGCGACCGGCTTCGACGTCTGGTGCCTGGGGGCCGCCCCGCCGGCCAGCATCACCCAGCTCTCCGGCGGCGACGTGGAGATCCCGGTCGCCTGCGGCGACGTCACTGTGTTTCCGGGCGACGTGATCGTCTGCGACGGCGACGGGGCGGTGGTGATCCCGGCCAAGCTCGCCGCCGAGGTGGCCGAGGACGCGGTGGAACAGGACCGGTTCGAGCGCTGGGTCCAGGCGCGGGTGGAAGAGGGGCGGCCGACCATCGGCCTCTATCCGCCCAATGCGGAGACCAAGGCCGAATATGAGGCCTGGAAGGCGTCTGGCGGCCAGTGATGAGCATCGATCCGACCGACCTGCTGCGCCGGATGATGGACGCGGCGATCGCCGCCGCCGATCCGGCCCATTGCCTGCCGCCGCATCTCCTGCCGCTCGCCCGCGCCGAGCACAAGGGCCGCACATTGGTGATCGGCGCCGGCAAGGCGGCCGCCTCCATGGCGGCCGCGGTGGAGACCCTGTTCGCCGCCGAGGCGCCGGATTGTGAGCTGGAGGGGCTGGTGGTCACCCGCTACGGCCATGGCTGCCCGACCGAACGGATCGAGGTGGTGGAGGCGTCCCATCCGGTGCCCGACGCCGCCGGCCGCGATGCCGCTAGGCGGATCCTGGACCTGGTCTCGGGTCTGGGGGCGGAGGACCGGGTGATCGCACTGATCTCCGGCGGCGGGTCGGCCCTGCTGACCCTGCCGGCCGAGGGCGTGAGCCTGGAGGACAAGCAGGCGGTCAACCGCGACCTGCTGAAGTCCGGCGCGACGATCCACGAGATGAATGCCGTGCGGAAGCACCTGTCGGCGATCAAGGGCGGTCGTCTCGCTGCCGCCGCAGCCCCGGCTTCGCTGCATGCGTTTCTGATTTCCGACGTGCCGGGCGACGACCCGGACGTGATCGCCTCGGGACCGACCGTGGCCGATACCAGCACCCTGGCGGATGCGAAGGCGGTGCTGAGGAAATACGGCATCACCCCGCCGGACAGCGTCGCCAAGGCCCTGGACGACCCGGCGCACGAGACACCCAAGCCGGGCGATGCGGTGCTGGGCAAGGCCGAGACGGTCATGGCCGCCCGCCCGCAGGCCTCGCTGGAGGCGGCGGCGGAGATCGCCCGAGCCGCCGGGGTGACGCCGGTGATCCTGGGCGACGCCATCGAGGGCGAGTCCCGCGACGTGGCGACGGTGATGGCCGGCATCGCCGCCCAGGTGGCCCGCCACGGTCAGCCGGCACCGGCCCCCTGCGTGCTGCTGTCGGGCGGGGAGACCACGGTGACCGTGCGTGGCGACGGCTGCGGCGGACGCAATGCCGAGTTCCTCTGCGCCTTCGCGGTGACCGTGAAGCGGCGGATGCCGGAACTGGGGGGCCAGATCGCAGCCC
It includes:
- a CDS encoding ribonuclease activity regulator RraA, which encodes MSSIPAPSQDTLDKLRAVGTATVSMQLLKRGLRHVSINGVKPLRPDQGCVVGPAYTLRFLPLREDLSDPAVLGAPGYGPRVAIEACPEGAILVVEARGIATTGTIGDILTARLAKRGVAGMVVDGAVRDGAGVSATGFDVWCLGAAPPASITQLSGGDVEIPVACGDVTVFPGDVIVCDGDGAVVIPAKLAAEVAEDAVEQDRFERWVQARVEEGRPTIGLYPPNAETKAEYEAWKASGGQ
- a CDS encoding DUF1638 domain-containing protein, whose protein sequence is MADWSIDGLTRARPQALFIACGALARELVDLKRMTGWAELTVTCLPAHWHNTPQKIAPAVLRKIRAAGNRYDRVYVLYGDCGTGGELDRMLEAEGLERIPGPHCYQMFAGTDAFTEMAERDPGQFYLTDYLVRHFDRLIIKGLGLDRYPQLLPDYFGHYTTLVYLAQTADSRLRDKAAKAAERLGLAFEYRHVGYGEIGNFVAAAAAPAQAAE
- a CDS encoding B12-binding domain-containing protein yields the protein MAEDDGEDIVLSELDDDDLVQQMHDDLYDGMKEEIEEGVNILLERGWTPYDVLTKALVEGMRIVGIDFRDGILFVPEVLMAANAMKAGMFILRPLLIETGAPRVGKMVIGTVKGDIHDIGKNLVSMMMEGAGFEVIDIGINNPVENYLAAIEEHQPDILGMSALLTTTMPYMKVVIDTLKEKGMRDDYIVLVGGAPLNEAFAENVGADAYCRDAAVAVETAKQLIAERRRSNSEAAGQ
- a CDS encoding glycerate kinase, with protein sequence MSIDPTDLLRRMMDAAIAAADPAHCLPPHLLPLARAEHKGRTLVIGAGKAAASMAAAVETLFAAEAPDCELEGLVVTRYGHGCPTERIEVVEASHPVPDAAGRDAARRILDLVSGLGAEDRVIALISGGGSALLTLPAEGVSLEDKQAVNRDLLKSGATIHEMNAVRKHLSAIKGGRLAAAAAPASLHAFLISDVPGDDPDVIASGPTVADTSTLADAKAVLRKYGITPPDSVAKALDDPAHETPKPGDAVLGKAETVMAARPQASLEAAAEIARAAGVTPVILGDAIEGESRDVATVMAGIAAQVARHGQPAPAPCVLLSGGETTVTVRGDGCGGRNAEFLCAFAVTVKRRMPELGGQIAALACDTDGIDGTEDNAGALFVPGDLERADATGIDLVAHLENNDGYGAFSALDRLIVTGPTLTNVNDFRAVLIL
- a CDS encoding virulence factor translates to MAHLIIVSWRDIPAQVIVEKGRGRRRESAKVELPQRFIAAIDAAAMKDGAESADAYLDDWVRSEPVEVSDDGMEATANAKAAEIEAAYPAERLRGLIANGGKEAG